TGTAGATTTAACCTGTCCCTTTGTTAAGAAAATTCATAATATAGTTAAAGAAAATTTCGAAAAAGGGAAAACTATTGTGTTAGTCGGCAAAAAAAATCATCCTGAAGTCATTGGGATTAACGGTTGGTGCGATGAAAAAGCAATAGTTATTTATGAGGAAAATTACGAAGAATTAGAAAATATTTTTAAAGATAAAGATAATTTATGTGTAGTTGCACAAACTACAATTAATAAACAGAAATTTTACAATTATGTTAAATTTTTAAAAAACACTTGTAAAACTATAGAGGTTTTTGATACAATATGTAATGCGACATACGAAAGGCAGTCAGAAGCAGTTCTTCTTGCAAAAGAAGCAGATGTTATGATTGTTGTCGGCGGTAAGAACAGTTCCAATTCTAATGAACTTTATCTTAAGTGCAAAGAAGTGCTTGATGATACGTATATGATTGAAACTAAGGAACAGCTTGACGTAAGCCTTTTTAAAAATAAAAAAATTGCAATTACTGCAGGTGCTTCAACGCCTGCGTATATTATAAAGGAGGTTCTGAATATTATGTCAGAAGAAAAAATAATGCCAATGGGCGAAGAAAATTTTGCCGATATGTTGGAAAACTATTTAAATTCATCACTACATAGTGGTCAAATTATTAAAGGAACTGTTGACAGAGTGTCTTCAAATGAAGTTAATATCAACATTCCCGGATATAAAGGAGTAGGGGTTATTTCACTTGATAATTTATCAGATGATTCGCAATTTAAGCCTGAAGAACATTTTAAAGTGGGCGATGAAATAGAAGCAATGGTTATTAAAAAGAATGATGTGGAAGGAACAGTTTTACTTTCTAAAAAGAAAGTTGACTCTCACAAAAATTCTGAAATTTTAAGAGCTGCATTTGAATCTAAAGAAATCCTTACAGGTAAGGTTATTGATGTTAATAAAGGCGGTGTTACCGTCAGCGTTAACTCTTGTAAAATTTTTGTTCCTAATTCTCTTGCAACTGAAAGAATGAGCGATGACAAGAATTTACTTCTTAATACTGAAGTATCTTTAAAAATCATTGAATTTGATGAAAGAAAAAGAAGAGCAATCGGCTCTATCAAAGCTGTTCTTGACGAAGAAAGAAAGAAAGTACAGGAAGCATTCTGGGCTGAAGTTTCTGAAGGCAAAGTATATGAAGGTATAGTTAAATCTCTTACTAACTTCGGCGCATTCGTTGATTTAGGCGGAGTTGACGGTTTAGTTCATATTTCCGAATTGTCATGGGGAAGAATTAAACACCCATCAGAAGTTGTAGCATTAGGCGATAAGATTACAGTTTTTGTTAAAGAAATAGATAATGAAAAGAAAAAGATTTCTTTAGGCTTTAAAAAAGCAGAAGACAATCCATGGGTTAAAATCGAAAAAGATTTCAAGGTTGACGATGTTATAAAATGTAAAATCGTAAGACTTGTTCCATTTGGTGCTTTTGCTGAAATCATTCCTTTTGTTGACGGACTTATTCACATTTCTCAGATTTCCAATAAGAGAATTGAAAAGGTTGCAGACGTTCTTAATGTCGGAGACGAAGTTGAAGCAAAAATTATTGAAATCGATATGGAAGCTAAAAAGATTTCTCTTAGCATAAGAGCACTTCTTAAAGAAGAACCTGCAGAAACAGTTGAAGAAGCAACTGAAGAAGCAGTTGAAGAAACAGTTGAAGAAACAACTGAAGAATAATTAAAAACGATTTTAAAGTTATCCTGTGTTATATGACACAGGATAATTTTGAGAGTGAGGATTTTAAATGAGTGATTTAAAATTAAGAAATATTGCCATAATTGCGCATGTTGACCATGGTAAAACTACTTTGGTTGACGAAATGTTAAAGCAAAGCGGAACATTCAGAGTAAACGAACAGGTGGAAGACAGGGTAATGGATTC
Above is a genomic segment from Oscillospiraceae bacterium containing:
- a CDS encoding bifunctional 4-hydroxy-3-methylbut-2-enyl diphosphate reductase/30S ribosomal protein S1, which translates into the protein MLFLSVKLAKTAGFCFGVKRAVEKTYELAQKNNKKIVTYGPIIHNEQVVEDLKKNGVNVAESLDEIEKGSLVIIRAHGVSKKVYDYFDKNNIEYVDLTCPFVKKIHNIVKENFEKGKTIVLVGKKNHPEVIGINGWCDEKAIVIYEENYEELENIFKDKDNLCVVAQTTINKQKFYNYVKFLKNTCKTIEVFDTICNATYERQSEAVLLAKEADVMIVVGGKNSSNSNELYLKCKEVLDDTYMIETKEQLDVSLFKNKKIAITAGASTPAYIIKEVLNIMSEEKIMPMGEENFADMLENYLNSSLHSGQIIKGTVDRVSSNEVNINIPGYKGVGVISLDNLSDDSQFKPEEHFKVGDEIEAMVIKKNDVEGTVLLSKKKVDSHKNSEILRAAFESKEILTGKVIDVNKGGVTVSVNSCKIFVPNSLATERMSDDKNLLLNTEVSLKIIEFDERKRRAIGSIKAVLDEERKKVQEAFWAEVSEGKVYEGIVKSLTNFGAFVDLGGVDGLVHISELSWGRIKHPSEVVALGDKITVFVKEIDNEKKKISLGFKKAEDNPWVKIEKDFKVDDVIKCKIVRLVPFGAFAEIIPFVDGLIHISQISNKRIEKVADVLNVGDEVEAKIIEIDMEAKKISLSIRALLKEEPAETVEEATEEAVEETVEETTEE